One stretch of Tenacibaculum sp. MAR_2010_89 DNA includes these proteins:
- a CDS encoding SH3 domain-containing protein: MKNIKKETYQLLIPVILISLLLSKSQQHTSILKKRSKNIPVLGCYIDIGGRCTGSAYCRACKNCSSCKYCNNGGSCGVCSDGYKAPRRKKRKRTYPKKQKSIKKNIYDGRNNSLTTTQQLKEEPLYLRILLVNKENLSLRSGPSITNYEIQQLRKGEELVVLAMHAQWIKVKVKRTQTIGFVYYKYVVLVND, encoded by the coding sequence ATGAAAAATATCAAAAAGGAAACCTATCAGTTACTAATTCCTGTTATCCTAATCAGTTTACTTCTAAGTAAAAGTCAGCAGCATACAAGTATTTTAAAAAAAAGAAGCAAAAATATACCCGTACTAGGGTGTTATATTGATATTGGTGGACGATGTACAGGTTCAGCTTATTGTAGGGCATGTAAAAATTGTAGTAGTTGTAAGTATTGTAATAATGGAGGTTCTTGTGGGGTGTGCTCAGATGGGTATAAAGCCCCCAGAAGGAAAAAGAGAAAAAGAACTTACCCTAAAAAACAAAAATCAATAAAGAAAAATATATATGATGGTCGAAATAATAGTTTAACAACTACGCAGCAATTAAAAGAGGAGCCTCTGTATTTAAGAATTTTGTTAGTTAATAAAGAAAACTTAAGCCTTAGAAGTGGTCCCAGTATTACCAATTATGAAATTCAACAACTACGAAAAGGAGAGGAGTTAGTAGTATTGGCAATGCATGCTCAATGGATTAAAGTTAAAGTAAAGAGAACCCAAACAATCGGTTTTGTGTATTATAAATATGTTGTTTTGGTTAATGATTAA
- a CDS encoding thermonuclease family protein, with the protein MHLKTIFLFLLFFIVKQKVPKEFYAKVIGVKDGDTIEVLYKKKPLIIRLAHIDCPEKKQAFGNKAKQFVATKIFGKNVRIINKGKWHWNRLIAEVYYNKVENINETLVENGLAMHFKKYSKSKRYHNLEQVAKKQKIGIWSQPNSITPWQYRKSNYP; encoded by the coding sequence ATGCATCTAAAAACAATATTCCTTTTTCTTTTATTTTTTATAGTTAAACAAAAAGTACCCAAAGAATTTTATGCAAAAGTAATTGGTGTAAAAGATGGAGACACTATTGAAGTTTTATATAAAAAGAAACCATTAATTATAAGGTTAGCGCATATAGATTGTCCAGAAAAGAAACAAGCATTTGGCAATAAAGCAAAACAGTTTGTAGCTACCAAAATATTTGGTAAAAATGTGCGGATAATTAATAAAGGAAAGTGGCACTGGAATCGATTAATAGCAGAAGTATATTATAATAAAGTGGAAAATATAAATGAAACTTTAGTTGAAAATGGATTGGCAATGCATTTTAAAAAATACTCAAAAAGTAAAAGATACCATAATTTAGAACAAGTGGCTAAGAAACAAAAAATAGGAATATGGTCACAACCAAATAGTATTACACCATGGCAATACAGAAAATCAAACTACCCATGA
- a CDS encoding DUF4236 domain-containing protein has protein sequence MGLQFYRRLKLGKGLGLNISKSGISPSLRTKIGAVSSKGYSIKTGIKGLNYRKYYSKKEAIGCFGIVFTIISVFIALLTKRK, from the coding sequence ATGGGATTACAATTTTATAGACGCCTAAAATTAGGAAAAGGTTTAGGGTTAAATATTAGTAAGTCAGGAATATCTCCAAGTTTACGAACTAAAATAGGTGCAGTAAGCTCAAAAGGATACTCAATAAAAACAGGTATAAAAGGACTTAATTATAGAAAATACTATTCTAAAAAAGAAGCTATTGGGTGTTTCGGGATTGTATTTACAATCATTAGTGTTTTTATAGCATTATTAACTAAAAGAAAATGA
- a CDS encoding response regulator transcription factor, translated as MFQKVLIAEDVDFMSSGIKMALESLQIPVIEYAQYCDEAFLKLKKAFLDNEPFDLLISDLSFVENPNPQRLTSGEDLIREAKKLQATLQTIVFSVEDKPYRVQQLCNELVVNGYVWKSVNGQRELKKAIKKVFDGEFFISHQLAHTLRSKETFEITDYDVFLLKHLAEGMDQKEISIELKESNIKPHSISSVEKRLKTLKENFNANNPTQLIAITKDFGLI; from the coding sequence ATGTTTCAAAAAGTATTAATAGCAGAAGATGTCGATTTTATGTCTAGTGGAATTAAAATGGCATTAGAAAGCTTACAAATTCCAGTAATAGAATATGCACAATATTGTGATGAAGCGTTTTTAAAACTTAAAAAAGCGTTTTTAGACAATGAACCATTCGATTTGTTAATTAGTGATTTATCATTTGTTGAAAATCCTAATCCGCAACGATTAACATCAGGAGAAGATTTAATAAGAGAAGCTAAAAAATTACAAGCCACATTACAAACTATTGTTTTTTCAGTAGAAGATAAACCCTACAGAGTACAGCAGTTATGTAATGAGTTAGTAGTGAATGGATATGTATGGAAATCGGTTAACGGACAAAGAGAACTTAAAAAAGCAATAAAAAAAGTTTTCGATGGAGAGTTTTTTATATCGCACCAATTAGCGCATACACTAAGAAGTAAAGAAACTTTTGAAATTACCGATTACGATGTGTTTTTATTAAAACATTTAGCTGAAGGTATGGATCAAAAAGAGATTAGCATTGAACTTAAAGAAAGTAATATAAAACCGCACAGTATTAGTTCGGTAGAAAAACGGTTAAAGACCTTAAAAGAAAACTTTAATGCGAATAATCCCACACAACTAATAGCGATTACTAAAGATTTCGGATTGATTTAA
- the yidD gene encoding membrane protein insertion efficiency factor YidD, with protein sequence MKYILLIIIKLYWLFKAKNKPPCCIFKKNCSRYVYEETKKKGFYMGLLALKYRIQNCKYSFEIYTNPNSGKLEMILPKGDILETEKIAERLLN encoded by the coding sequence ATGAAATATATTTTATTAATAATAATAAAACTGTATTGGTTGTTTAAAGCTAAAAACAAACCTCCTTGTTGTATTTTTAAAAAAAACTGTTCAAGGTATGTATATGAAGAAACAAAAAAGAAAGGTTTTTACATGGGACTTTTAGCTTTAAAATATAGAATACAGAATTGTAAATATAGTTTTGAAATTTATACTAACCCCAATAGTGGTAAATTAGAAATGATATTACCAAAAGGAGATATACTTGAAACAGAAAAGATAGCAGAACGATTATTAAATTAG
- a CDS encoding YegP family protein, with amino-acid sequence MGKPKFEITKRVNNEFMFNLKAGNGEIILTSEGYDNKQGCKNGIISVKENAPEDNNYEKKTASNGKYYFVLKALNNKVIGKSQMYTSTSGRDKGIESVKDNGPSADTVDLT; translated from the coding sequence ATGGGTAAACCAAAATTCGAAATTACAAAAAGAGTAAACAATGAGTTTATGTTTAATTTAAAAGCAGGAAACGGAGAAATAATCTTAACGAGTGAAGGTTATGATAATAAACAGGGATGTAAAAACGGAATAATTTCGGTTAAAGAAAATGCACCTGAAGATAATAACTATGAAAAGAAAACAGCTTCTAATGGTAAATATTATTTTGTGTTAAAAGCACTAAATAATAAAGTAATAGGTAAAAGTCAAATGTATACCAGCACTTCAGGTAGAGATAAAGGAATAGAATCAGTAAAAGATAACGGACCTTCAGCAGATACAGTTGACTTAACATAA
- a CDS encoding helix-turn-helix domain-containing protein: MDDFLIGIGKRIKEIRKKQNTTISNLASNAGVSNGLISRIENGRTIPSLPVFLELISALDIDASTFFEGIEKRTGAKYIHVKKEEQQLIEKEVEAKGFTYFQIFGKSMHAVGFEAVMLTVSPNSKREKVITDAWEFKYIIKGTCTYLIDTTEVIVSEGDSLYFNGRLPHVPVNTSDEDCIMLVLYFFSDNN; the protein is encoded by the coding sequence ATGGATGATTTTTTAATAGGTATTGGAAAACGTATTAAAGAAATACGTAAAAAACAAAACACAACCATTAGCAATTTAGCTAGTAATGCTGGTGTTAGTAATGGATTAATTTCAAGGATTGAAAACGGAAGAACCATCCCTTCTTTACCTGTATTTTTAGAGCTCATTTCTGCTTTAGATATTGATGCTAGTACCTTTTTTGAAGGTATTGAAAAAAGAACTGGTGCTAAATATATTCATGTTAAAAAAGAAGAACAACAACTTATAGAAAAAGAAGTTGAAGCAAAAGGGTTTACTTATTTTCAAATTTTTGGTAAAAGCATGCATGCAGTTGGCTTTGAAGCTGTAATGTTAACTGTATCTCCAAATTCAAAAAGAGAAAAAGTAATTACTGACGCTTGGGAATTTAAATACATTATAAAAGGAACTTGTACTTATTTAATAGATACTACTGAAGTAATCGTTTCTGAAGGTGATTCTCTTTATTTTAATGGTCGTTTACCACATGTTCCTGTAAATACTAGTGATGAAGATTGTATTATGCTTGTTTTATATTTTTTTTCAGATAATAACTAA
- a CDS encoding DUF6804 family protein: protein MKKQNYLRLLNIVCSVSLFVAITNLPIIYYNFLRILVFIGCLFIVFNYKIKKMWRLVFVPIAILFNPIFPVFLYLKPYWIPLDILAGILFLLVTFYGAVFSEIESKTTTKQVVKNRNMYNVKY from the coding sequence ATGAAAAAACAAAATTATTTAAGATTACTAAACATAGTATGTTCAGTATCCTTATTTGTAGCAATAACCAACCTTCCTATAATATATTATAATTTTTTAAGAATACTAGTTTTTATAGGTTGTCTATTTATTGTTTTCAATTATAAAATCAAAAAAATGTGGAGGTTAGTATTTGTTCCGATAGCCATACTTTTTAATCCAATTTTTCCTGTTTTTTTATATTTAAAACCATATTGGATTCCTTTAGATATACTAGCAGGTATTCTATTTCTACTAGTAACTTTTTATGGGGCTGTTTTTAGTGAGATAGAATCAAAAACAACAACAAAGCAAGTTGTGAAAAATAGAAATATGTATAACGTAAAATATTAA
- a CDS encoding YjgN family protein, whose product MEALKKIFITKKEEPVKKVETISEDKKDHKFTFFESGYGSSKQASGNHKVFRACLNDVYMDYKSKCAEDDKLQNKLKEPHIQEKGREGIELKKRQTVKGILEEEIKKDEEEIEDCKNQIIDVKEDPEKYVEDVDKKPKAQFYIGLIVLVPITLYLLVFYISASYSAFFKDFESISSLGVNNTIFSADALTSAFNDGVMEGVFVLTIPFAFMGLGYLIHMFQKHKSWVSYVKIGVLFVITFIFDAILAYLIEMKIYEFNKTPDSPDFNLSIAFSKVEFWGIIFAGFVVYIIWGLVFDFIMKEYENIDKIKAFIRGKRETIENLKKSIIEAVEKLNGIKKDISGIEARITDLQSTIDGFVFPNKRYLTYHAEYVKGWYLAVTDNFDNLKRRNELLSECETIEKEHLSKYDLTNENTEGIIYKSQLN is encoded by the coding sequence ATGGAAGCATTAAAAAAAATATTTATCACTAAGAAAGAAGAACCTGTAAAAAAAGTAGAAACAATAAGTGAAGATAAAAAGGATCATAAGTTTACTTTTTTTGAAAGTGGATATGGTTCATCAAAACAAGCATCTGGAAATCATAAAGTTTTTAGAGCTTGTTTAAATGATGTTTACATGGATTATAAAAGTAAATGCGCCGAAGATGATAAATTACAAAACAAATTAAAAGAACCACACATACAAGAAAAAGGTAGAGAGGGGATTGAGTTAAAAAAAAGACAAACTGTTAAAGGTATCTTAGAAGAAGAGATAAAGAAAGATGAGGAAGAAATAGAAGACTGTAAAAATCAAATAATTGATGTTAAAGAAGATCCAGAAAAGTATGTTGAAGATGTAGATAAAAAGCCTAAAGCTCAATTTTATATAGGATTAATAGTATTAGTACCAATTACTCTTTACTTGTTAGTGTTTTATATTTCAGCTTCCTATTCTGCCTTTTTTAAAGACTTTGAAAGTATTTCAAGTTTAGGGGTAAATAATACAATATTTTCTGCTGATGCTTTAACAAGTGCTTTTAATGATGGGGTTATGGAGGGGGTTTTTGTGTTAACAATTCCTTTTGCTTTTATGGGGTTAGGATATTTAATTCACATGTTTCAAAAGCACAAAAGTTGGGTGTCTTATGTTAAAATAGGTGTTCTATTTGTTATAACATTCATTTTTGATGCTATTCTAGCATACTTAATTGAAATGAAAATTTATGAATTTAATAAAACACCAGATTCACCAGATTTTAATTTATCAATAGCTTTTAGTAAAGTAGAATTCTGGGGGATAATTTTTGCAGGTTTTGTAGTATATATTATATGGGGGTTAGTTTTTGACTTTATTATGAAAGAATATGAAAATATAGATAAAATAAAAGCTTTTATTAGAGGGAAAAGGGAGACTATTGAAAATTTAAAAAAATCAATAATAGAAGCTGTAGAGAAGTTAAATGGTATTAAAAAAGATATTTCAGGAATAGAAGCTAGAATTACAGATTTACAGAGTACTATTGATGGATTTGTATTTCCTAATAAACGTTATTTAACTTATCATGCAGAATATGTAAAAGGTTGGTATTTAGCTGTTACAGATAATTTTGATAACTTAAAAAGGAGAAACGAATTACTATCTGAATGTGAAACAATAGAAAAAGAACACCTTTCAAAATATGATTTAACGAATGAAAATACTGAAGGAATAATTTATAAATCACAATTAAACTAA
- a CDS encoding tetratricopeptide repeat protein, translating into MKKNKNLVLLFSILIIISCYNNKENLTQKDKILKYYSLSKNDSLSIDKRKENLKKAFKLIEVIKFDSLELKMLNYNVILFRKEKNYKKAIQASKHLLIKALKYNDKRSIGEAYYKLGLYNERINQKDSAYFFYNKSLKIYEVINDSMKIGRRLLNIAIIESSFGDYKKSNATAVKALQFFDKKGTEYIASIYNNLGINSRKQELYEKAIKYYEKAITLSKKRNKINIYKNNIAISCKKMKNYDQSIDILSKILIDSTLNKFLETKARAIDNLAYVRWLKNSKLNVLPQFLEAKRIRIKEKNFEGLIASYAHLSDYYGELDKSKSLTYAYEMYNIATKEKSPYDIIEALDKISMLETADKGINFAIKRNKLKDSLIKVKDKEQYKYALVKYESEENEKKALKNKYLAEEQKTEKQGWIFIGLTTMLGFIMYIYYKRAKTKKEKVIEVYKTETRLAKKIHDELANDVYLAMNKIQNKSGEESSILADLEKIYLQTRNISHENSPVLTGNQFEGFLKQLFADFSADGCKVMNKGLSEITVNELSKEKQIVIYRVLQELLVNMKKYSEANLVIVSFSLIKDTLQIQYKDNGIGVETLEIKNGLQNMETRIKSIGGSIIFESEMQKGFQAKFQFKK; encoded by the coding sequence ATGAAAAAAAATAAGAATCTAGTTTTACTTTTTAGTATATTAATAATTATTTCATGCTATAATAATAAAGAAAACTTAACCCAAAAAGATAAAATATTAAAGTACTACTCATTGAGTAAAAATGATTCACTATCTATTGATAAAAGGAAAGAGAATTTAAAGAAAGCTTTTAAACTTATTGAAGTTATAAAGTTTGATTCTTTAGAATTGAAAATGCTTAATTATAATGTTATTTTATTTAGAAAAGAGAAGAATTATAAAAAAGCTATTCAAGCATCTAAGCATTTATTAATAAAAGCTTTAAAATATAATGACAAAAGAAGTATTGGTGAAGCATATTATAAACTTGGGTTGTATAATGAGAGAATTAACCAAAAAGATTCAGCATATTTTTTTTATAATAAATCTTTAAAAATTTATGAAGTTATAAATGATAGTATGAAAATAGGTAGAAGACTTTTAAATATTGCTATTATTGAATCAAGTTTTGGAGATTATAAAAAAAGTAATGCTACAGCAGTAAAAGCATTACAATTTTTCGATAAAAAAGGAACAGAATATATTGCTTCTATATATAATAATTTAGGTATAAATTCAAGAAAACAAGAGTTATATGAAAAAGCAATTAAATACTATGAAAAAGCAATTACTTTATCAAAAAAAAGGAATAAAATTAATATTTATAAAAATAATATAGCTATTTCATGTAAAAAAATGAAAAATTATGACCAATCAATCGATATTTTAAGCAAAATATTAATTGATTCTACTCTTAATAAATTTTTAGAAACTAAAGCTAGAGCTATTGATAATTTAGCCTATGTAAGGTGGTTGAAAAATTCAAAATTAAATGTATTGCCACAATTTTTGGAAGCTAAAAGAATAAGAATCAAAGAGAAAAATTTTGAAGGATTAATAGCTTCTTACGCACACTTATCAGATTATTATGGAGAATTAGATAAGAGTAAGTCATTAACCTATGCTTATGAAATGTATAATATAGCAACTAAAGAGAAAAGTCCTTATGATATCATTGAAGCATTGGATAAGATTTCAATGTTAGAGACGGCTGATAAAGGAATAAATTTTGCAATAAAAAGAAATAAGTTAAAAGACAGCCTAATAAAGGTAAAAGATAAAGAACAGTATAAATATGCTTTGGTGAAATATGAAAGTGAGGAAAATGAAAAAAAAGCATTAAAGAATAAGTATTTAGCTGAAGAACAAAAAACAGAAAAACAAGGTTGGATTTTTATTGGACTTACTACTATGTTAGGTTTTATAATGTATATCTATTACAAAAGAGCAAAAACCAAAAAAGAAAAAGTAATAGAGGTTTATAAAACTGAAACACGTTTAGCTAAAAAAATTCATGATGAATTGGCTAATGATGTATACTTAGCGATGAACAAAATACAAAATAAATCAGGAGAAGAATCTTCAATTTTAGCCGATTTAGAAAAAATATATTTGCAAACGAGAAATATCTCACACGAAAATAGTCCTGTGCTTACTGGAAATCAATTTGAAGGTTTTTTAAAACAGTTATTTGCTGATTTTTCTGCCGATGGTTGTAAAGTAATGAATAAAGGGCTGTCAGAAATAACTGTTAACGAGCTTTCTAAAGAAAAACAAATAGTTATTTACAGAGTGTTGCAAGAGTTATTAGTTAATATGAAAAAATATAGTGAGGCTAATTTAGTAATAGTTTCATTTTCTCTAATAAAAGATACATTACAAATACAATATAAAGACAATGGAATTGGAGTAGAAACACTAGAAATAAAAAATGGACTCCAAAATATGGAAACCCGTATAAAATCTATAGGAGGTTCTATTATTTTTGAATCAGAAATGCAAAAAGGATTTCAGGCAAAATTTCAATTTAAAAAGTAG
- a CDS encoding alkaline phosphatase family protein, translating to MRKSPFIQQVILITILLFIGCQNEHEIHRTKETKKRVVLEKTSKKKKVLLVGIDGLQIEKISNAATPNLDKLLIKKGFSGGITGTTSEQKTKSGPGWTTILTGVWLNKHGVPDNNSSHKSKVKSVFQFIKEHDNNLETASVATWSPIHDFLRDQLQFINYKHQGGSDDNAVKNSVNELTNHNPDFLFVHLDEVDGVGHSSGFGSSYNSAISRADKRLGTIMNAVENRINTKNEDWLIIVTTDHGRENSGYGHGNQTTSEKTIFVGMNKQGNAEFNNYIGTIPNKDFNGIYGNVAQTSIIPTVLTHLNIPIKKEWQLTSTSLIGEVGAQKVMMKNSNTLYWHASSSGNIEIYRNNQFLTSVNSLQGYYVDTAPSKGDTNYTLLLNGQTSSVTINNTNIIAGLDWNDFINNKAYFFRDDIKYVRYNKTLDKADSGYPIQTNNSSWPGLGNYKNLISAAFKWSNHKGFFFLNDGRYIRYDMNTDIADTGYPIRVTNQNWPGLEAYAKKIVAAINWNNSKAYFFLNDGTYLRYSIKNDRVDSGYPKPINNSTWPGLGNYGAKITAAVDWNLTYCYFFLNNNTYIKYNKTLDKAVSGYPKPINNSTWPGLK from the coding sequence ATGAGAAAATCACCCTTCATTCAACAAGTTATTTTAATAACAATATTATTATTTATTGGATGTCAAAATGAGCACGAAATTCATCGTACAAAAGAAACAAAAAAAAGAGTAGTACTAGAAAAAACTTCTAAAAAAAAGAAAGTTTTATTAGTTGGAATTGATGGTTTGCAAATAGAAAAAATTAGTAATGCAGCCACACCTAATCTCGATAAGTTATTAATAAAGAAAGGGTTTTCTGGAGGAATCACAGGAACAACTTCTGAACAAAAAACTAAAAGTGGACCAGGTTGGACAACTATTTTAACAGGAGTATGGTTAAATAAACATGGAGTACCAGACAATAATAGCTCACATAAGTCTAAAGTTAAAAGCGTTTTTCAATTTATAAAAGAACATGATAATAATTTAGAAACAGCAAGTGTTGCTACTTGGTCACCTATTCATGATTTTTTAAGAGATCAATTACAGTTTATAAATTATAAACATCAGGGAGGTAGTGATGATAATGCGGTTAAAAATTCTGTCAATGAGCTTACAAATCACAATCCAGATTTTCTTTTTGTTCATTTAGATGAGGTAGATGGAGTTGGCCATTCAAGTGGATTTGGTTCAAGCTATAATAGTGCTATTTCAAGAGCAGACAAACGATTAGGTACAATAATGAATGCTGTAGAAAATAGAATAAATACAAAAAATGAAGACTGGCTTATTATTGTTACTACTGATCACGGAAGAGAAAATAGTGGGTATGGCCATGGAAATCAAACAACTTCTGAAAAAACAATTTTTGTAGGAATGAATAAACAAGGGAATGCAGAATTTAATAATTACATAGGAACTATACCTAATAAAGATTTTAATGGTATTTATGGAAATGTTGCACAAACTTCAATTATTCCAACTGTATTAACACATTTAAATATTCCAATAAAAAAAGAATGGCAATTAACATCAACATCTTTAATAGGTGAGGTAGGAGCTCAAAAAGTAATGATGAAAAATTCGAATACTTTGTATTGGCATGCTTCTTCATCAGGCAACATAGAAATTTATAGAAACAATCAATTTTTAACAAGTGTAAATAGTTTACAAGGATACTATGTAGATACTGCACCTTCTAAAGGAGATACTAATTATACGTTGTTATTAAACGGACAAACTAGTTCCGTAACTATAAACAATACAAATATTATTGCTGGTCTAGACTGGAATGATTTTATAAATAATAAAGCTTACTTTTTTAGAGATGATATAAAGTATGTTCGTTATAATAAAACATTAGACAAAGCTGATAGTGGGTATCCAATACAAACTAATAATTCCTCTTGGCCAGGACTTGGGAACTATAAAAATTTAATTAGTGCTGCCTTTAAATGGAGTAATCATAAGGGTTTTTTCTTTTTAAACGATGGACGATATATTAGATATGATATGAATACTGATATTGCAGATACAGGGTATCCAATTAGAGTAACAAATCAAAATTGGCCAGGTTTAGAAGCGTATGCTAAAAAAATTGTGGCTGCAATAAATTGGAATAACTCAAAAGCATATTTCTTTTTAAATGACGGAACGTACCTACGTTATAGTATTAAAAATGATAGGGTAGATTCAGGATATCCAAAACCGATAAACAATTCTACATGGCCAGGGTTAGGTAACTATGGAGCTAAAATAACAGCAGCAGTAGATTGGAATTTAACCTATTGCTATTTCTTTTTAAATAACAATACTTATATTAAGTATAATAAAACACTAGATAAAGCAGTTTCAGGATACCCAAAACCAATAAACAACTCTACATGGCCAGGTTTAAAATAA
- a CDS encoding ion transporter, with product MTFFFAKGIYLLIILNAICLILESFKVLRVQYATFFQMIEEFSIVIFTLEFITRIIIAEKKNEKGWNSYVFSGYGILDLLSILPFYLPLIFPFDLRMLRVLRLLRLVRIFKLGRYSKSFKTINLILREAKPELLITAFIALVLVMLSSTLIFYAENEAQPDKFSSIIEAFWWSLGTLTTVGVADVYPVTPLGKFLSALIGVIGIGFVALPTGIISSALIDKVKEDKKDCIDCPNCGIK from the coding sequence ATAACTTTTTTTTTTGCAAAAGGTATTTACCTTTTAATAATTTTAAATGCAATTTGTTTAATTCTTGAATCTTTCAAAGTACTGCGAGTACAATATGCTACTTTTTTTCAAATGATAGAGGAATTTTCTATAGTGATTTTTACTTTAGAATTTATTACAAGAATTATAATAGCAGAAAAGAAAAATGAAAAGGGGTGGAATTCTTATGTGTTTTCTGGCTATGGTATTTTAGATTTATTATCAATATTGCCTTTTTATTTACCCTTAATTTTTCCTTTCGATTTAAGAATGTTAAGAGTACTTAGACTTTTAAGATTAGTAAGGATTTTTAAATTAGGGAGGTATTCAAAATCTTTTAAAACAATTAATTTAATACTTAGGGAAGCTAAACCAGAATTATTAATAACAGCATTTATAGCTTTAGTATTAGTAATGTTGTCTTCTACTTTAATTTTTTATGCTGAAAATGAAGCACAACCAGATAAATTTTCAAGTATTATAGAAGCGTTTTGGTGGTCTTTAGGAACTTTAACTACGGTTGGAGTTGCAGATGTGTACCCAGTAACCCCACTAGGAAAGTTTTTAAGCGCATTAATTGGAGTAATTGGTATTGGCTTTGTAGCCTTACCAACTGGTATTATAAGTTCTGCTTTAATTGATAAAGTAAAAGAAGATAAAAAAGATTGTATCGATTGCCCTAATTGTGGTATAAAATAA
- a CDS encoding DUF4468 domain-containing protein — protein MKKTIIILLLVTFSSCYSAKVVTTPKPIHRIIKTKFKKSKNYIKANEWMVESFISSKSVIQFSDKEEGIIKGKYLMYQGIQGTKYTPSSKPYYGIITIRVKDNSVKIEITPLGEFKVMKYMGSNYGFTPEQFIIKGNSLVNDFNVYLKNNEDTW, from the coding sequence ATGAAAAAAACTATAATTATTTTATTGTTGGTAACATTTAGCTCATGTTATTCAGCCAAAGTTGTAACAACTCCAAAGCCAATACATAGAATAATCAAAACTAAGTTTAAGAAAAGTAAAAACTATATTAAAGCGAATGAATGGATGGTTGAATCTTTTATTAGCTCTAAAAGTGTAATTCAATTTAGTGATAAAGAAGAAGGTATAATTAAAGGAAAGTATTTAATGTATCAAGGAATACAAGGAACAAAATATACACCTAGTTCTAAACCTTATTATGGAATTATAACAATTCGGGTAAAAGATAATTCAGTAAAAATAGAAATTACTCCTTTAGGAGAATTTAAAGTTATGAAATATATGGGAAGTAATTATGGTTTTACTCCTGAACAGTTCATAATAAAAGGGAATTCTCTAGTAAATGACTTTAATGTGTATTTGAAAAATAACGAAGATACTTGGTAA